One window from the genome of Candidatus Woesearchaeota archaeon encodes:
- a CDS encoding DedA family protein: protein MFEFLQTFFVTFINVILHLDTSLQWVIQTYDTWTYAIIFIVIFCETGLIITPFLPGDSLLFAAGAFAALGSLNLAVLFALIFIAAVLGDFVNYSIGNYVGPKIFKKEKSLLFNKDYLMRTEEFYEKHGAKTIIAARFMPIIRTFAPFVAGIAKMNWLKFVAYNIVGALLWCVLFLFGGYFFGNIQLVKENFTIVIMAIIVISFIPVIKEVIMSLLKKKEPTP from the coding sequence ATGTTCGAATTCCTGCAAACATTCTTCGTCACATTCATCAATGTTATTCTTCATTTAGACACGTCACTCCAATGGGTCATACAAACGTATGACACGTGGACCTACGCAATCATCTTCATCGTCATTTTCTGCGAAACAGGATTAATTATAACGCCGTTTCTCCCCGGAGACTCTCTCCTTTTCGCGGCAGGAGCGTTCGCTGCGTTAGGATCGCTGAATCTTGCGGTGTTATTCGCGTTAATCTTCATCGCGGCAGTGCTTGGTGATTTTGTGAATTACTCCATAGGCAATTATGTTGGTCCAAAAATATTCAAGAAAGAAAAATCATTGCTGTTCAACAAAGACTATTTGATGCGCACAGAAGAATTTTATGAAAAGCATGGCGCGAAAACAATTATCGCAGCACGATTTATGCCCATCATCAGAACTTTCGCGCCGTTTGTCGCAGGCATTGCGAAGATGAATTGGCTCAAGTTCGTCGCGTACAACATTGTCGGCGCATTGTTATGGTGCGTCTTATTCCTCTTTGGCGGCTATTTCTTTGGAAACATTCAGCTGGTGAAAGAGAACTTCACAATAGTCATCATGGCAATTATTGTGATCTCGTTTATTCCCGTGATTAAAGAAGTTATTATGAGCTTGTTGAAGAAGAAAGAACCAACTCCTTAA
- a CDS encoding 50S ribosomal protein L40e translates to MVRFPEAEARLFQNKFVCRNCKTTVRAINMKVLAGKISCRKCKGKVLRPKRKK, encoded by the coding sequence ATGGTACGATTTCCAGAAGCAGAAGCACGGTTATTCCAGAACAAATTTGTCTGCAGAAATTGCAAGACAACTGTTCGCGCAATAAACATGAAGGTTTTGGCAGGTAAAATCTCTTGCAGAAAATGCAAAGGGAAAGTACTTCGGCCAAAGAGAAAGAAATAA
- a CDS encoding translation initiation factor IF-5A, producing the protein MNMEEGEVAGEIKVTHAGAMKKGSFMIIDGVACRVTDTQTSKPGKHGHAKVRITAVGILDDKRREYVGPAHDNVNAPIIEKRSAQVLSISGSKANVMDSESFETFDLDIPEELKTDVTESCNVLYWVITGTKVMKQLKSE; encoded by the coding sequence ATGAATATGGAAGAAGGCGAAGTAGCAGGAGAAATCAAAGTTACACATGCAGGCGCTATGAAAAAAGGATCATTTATGATCATTGATGGTGTCGCTTGCAGAGTCACAGACACACAAACAAGCAAACCCGGAAAACACGGGCACGCAAAAGTGAGAATCACCGCAGTAGGAATTTTGGACGACAAACGACGTGAATACGTTGGTCCCGCGCATGATAACGTTAATGCTCCAATTATTGAGAAAAGAAGCGCGCAAGTGCTTTCTATCTCTGGCAGTAAAGCAAATGTTATGGACTCTGAATCCTTTGAAACATTTGATTTGGATATTCCTGAAGAACTCAAAACAGATGTTACAGAAAGCTGCAACGTCCTTTATTGGGTCATTACAGGAACAAAAGTTATGAAACAATTAAAATCTGAGTGA